A genome region from Nitrospirota bacterium includes the following:
- a CDS encoding rhodanese-like domain-containing protein codes for MQHNPGFLKLVDEARGRVKECTIEQAKVRLDRGEALHFLDVREDLEFAKDHAKGARHLGKGIIERDVESLIPNKHEDIVLYCGGGYRSVLAADALQQMGYTNVVSMDGGIKAWRDAGYPMER; via the coding sequence ATGCAACATAATCCAGGCTTTCTCAAGCTAGTGGATGAGGCACGAGGGCGGGTGAAGGAATGCACGATCGAACAGGCGAAGGTCAGGCTCGACCGGGGTGAGGCGCTGCATTTTCTCGATGTGCGTGAGGATCTCGAATTTGCGAAGGATCATGCGAAGGGCGCCCGGCATCTTGGTAAGGGAATTATCGAACGCGACGTCGAATCGCTCATTCCTAATAAACATGAGGATATCGTGCTGTATTGCGGAGGGGGCTACCGGTCGGTCTTAGCCGCGGATGCGCTTCAGCAGATGGGCTACACGAATGTGGTGTCGATGGATGGGGGTATCAAAGCCTGGCGGGATGCAGGCTATCCGATGGAGCGATGA
- a CDS encoding PA0069 family radical SAM protein: MRRVMNPPNPFDSQHRDLLEPAPHVALQMFEDATRNILSRNDSPDLPFRWSLNPYRGCFHACAYCYARPTHEYWGFGAGTDFESKIIVKREAAALLRRTFEKPSWKGELILFSGNTDCYQPLEAALEVTRACLEVCAEYRNPVAIITKGVLVLRDLDLLRLLHDVASVRVYFSIPFSDDEVARKVEPHAPSSRKRFEAMATLANAGISTGISLSPLIPGLNDEDVPDLLARAKQAGAVEAMATLLRLSGPVEPVFLERMTAAFPDRITKIMNRIREVRGGAMSEGAFLERHRGAGPYWEMIEQLFTVAKRKTGFPALRDETVPTTFRRPGIEQTTLF; encoded by the coding sequence ATGCGCAGGGTGATGAACCCCCCTAATCCATTTGACTCACAACACCGGGATCTCCTGGAGCCTGCGCCCCATGTCGCGCTGCAGATGTTTGAGGATGCGACCCGTAACATTCTCAGTCGGAACGACAGCCCTGACTTGCCGTTCCGATGGAGTCTCAATCCCTATCGTGGTTGTTTTCATGCGTGCGCCTATTGTTATGCAAGGCCGACACATGAGTATTGGGGATTCGGTGCCGGGACGGACTTCGAGTCCAAGATTATTGTCAAACGTGAGGCCGCGGCCTTGCTCCGTCGGACGTTCGAGAAGCCTTCCTGGAAGGGCGAATTGATCCTGTTCTCGGGGAACACCGATTGTTATCAGCCCCTGGAGGCGGCGCTGGAGGTGACGCGAGCCTGTCTGGAGGTCTGTGCCGAGTATCGGAATCCGGTCGCGATCATTACGAAAGGGGTGTTGGTGCTGCGTGATCTGGACCTGCTGCGCCTATTGCATGATGTCGCATCGGTTCGCGTGTATTTCAGCATCCCGTTTTCCGACGATGAGGTCGCGCGTAAGGTCGAACCTCATGCACCCTCGAGCCGGAAACGTTTTGAGGCCATGGCAACTTTGGCGAACGCCGGCATTTCCACCGGCATCTCGCTCTCTCCACTCATTCCTGGTCTCAACGATGAGGATGTGCCAGATCTCTTGGCTCGAGCGAAGCAGGCTGGGGCAGTGGAGGCGATGGCGACGTTGTTGCGTTTGTCTGGTCCTGTCGAGCCAGTGTTCCTCGAGCGTATGACGGCGGCATTTCCCGATCGGATCACCAAGATTATGAATCGAATTCGTGAGGTGCGCGGTGGCGCAATGAGTGAGGGAGCCTTCCTTGAACGCCACCGTGGCGCAGGTCCCTATTGGGAGATGATCGAACAATTGTTTACTGTGGCCAAACGTAAAACGGGCTTTCCGGCATTGCGTGACGAGACGGTCCCCACGACCTTTCGCAGGCCAGGGATCGAACAAACAACCTTATTTTAA
- the gnd gene encoding decarboxylating 6-phosphogluconate dehydrogenase — MEIGFIGLGKMGMNMVTRLQRDRHRVIVYDRSADLIKQAEGVGCVGASSLADLVGQLKAPRAVWIMVPSGAPTEETVQAVAALLQPGDTVIDGGNTRFHDDVRRAADLKKKQLHYVDAGTSGGVWGLKIGYCLMVGGDEAPVTRLAPIFTTLAPEQGWSHVGGVGAGHYVKMVHNGIEYSMMQGYAEGFELMAKSDYQLNLANIADLWMHGSVVRSWLLELAAGALKEDPRLEQLKGYVQDSGEGRWMIADAIEKDVPVPTLATALFTRFRSRQSESFAEKMLAALRNAFGGHAVRR, encoded by the coding sequence ATGGAGATCGGATTCATCGGGCTTGGGAAGATGGGGATGAACATGGTCACCCGGTTGCAGCGCGACAGGCACCGGGTCATCGTCTACGATCGGTCGGCTGATCTGATCAAGCAAGCTGAAGGCGTTGGCTGCGTCGGTGCCTCCTCGTTAGCCGACCTGGTCGGCCAACTCAAGGCTCCGCGCGCGGTCTGGATCATGGTCCCCTCCGGCGCCCCGACAGAAGAGACCGTACAGGCCGTCGCGGCGCTGCTCCAGCCTGGCGACACGGTCATCGACGGTGGCAACACCAGATTTCACGACGATGTCCGACGGGCCGCGGACCTCAAGAAGAAACAGCTTCACTATGTCGATGCCGGGACCAGCGGAGGCGTCTGGGGATTAAAAATCGGCTACTGCCTGATGGTCGGTGGCGATGAGGCGCCGGTCACACGGCTCGCGCCCATCTTTACGACATTGGCACCCGAGCAGGGTTGGTCTCACGTCGGGGGGGTGGGCGCAGGGCATTATGTGAAAATGGTTCATAACGGCATCGAGTACAGCATGATGCAGGGATATGCGGAAGGCTTCGAGCTCATGGCGAAAAGTGACTACCAGCTCAACCTCGCCAATATCGCGGACCTCTGGATGCATGGGAGCGTCGTCCGTTCCTGGCTCTTGGAACTCGCAGCCGGCGCCTTGAAAGAGGATCCACGGCTGGAACAGTTGAAAGGGTATGTGCAGGATTCCGGCGAGGGCCGTTGGATGATCGCCGATGCGATTGAGAAGGATGTCCCGGTCCCGACCCTCGCGACAGCCCTGTTCACGCGATTCCGATCGCGACAGAGCGAATCCTTTGCGGAAAAGATGCTGGCTGCGTTACGGAATGCCTTCGGCGGCCATGCCGTTCGCCGATAA
- a CDS encoding GntG family PLP-dependent aldolase has translation MIDLRSDTVTKPTDAMRKAMAAAEVGDDVYGEDPTVNRLQDMAAAMFGKKAALFVPSGTMGNQLAIRLHTQPGQEVIVEQTAHIVRYEQGAAGALAGVQLHWVAGTRGLISAEQVEAAIRPSDPHTIQTGLICLENTHNSGGGTIYPLATIERIRAVAATHGIPMHLDGARLFNAIAATTLPPASYAQHFDTLSVCLSKGLGAPAGSLLMMNDLALFERAKRLRRMYGGAMRQSGILAAAGIYALEHHVARLKTDHVHAKQLARRLQRIPTVKVNPQDVETNIVMFEVVGHRLTAPAIVAALKEEELLINAVGGTKFRAVTHLGISTAMTEQAGEIVARLLGD, from the coding sequence ATGATCGACCTACGCAGCGATACCGTCACTAAACCCACCGACGCCATGCGAAAAGCCATGGCCGCGGCTGAGGTAGGAGACGACGTGTACGGAGAAGATCCTACCGTCAATCGCCTCCAGGACATGGCGGCCGCCATGTTCGGGAAAAAGGCCGCGCTCTTCGTGCCGTCCGGCACCATGGGCAATCAACTCGCCATTCGCCTCCACACGCAACCGGGCCAAGAGGTCATCGTGGAGCAGACCGCACATATCGTCCGCTACGAGCAGGGCGCCGCCGGAGCACTGGCAGGCGTCCAACTCCATTGGGTCGCGGGAACTCGAGGGCTCATCTCAGCGGAGCAGGTTGAGGCAGCTATCCGCCCCTCAGACCCGCATACCATTCAAACAGGGCTGATCTGCCTGGAGAACACCCATAACAGTGGCGGTGGAACGATTTATCCGCTGGCGACGATTGAACGTATTCGCGCGGTGGCGGCCACCCATGGCATCCCGATGCATTTGGACGGTGCACGGTTATTCAACGCCATCGCGGCCACCACCTTGCCACCAGCCTCCTATGCCCAGCACTTCGACACCCTGTCGGTCTGTCTCTCGAAAGGCTTGGGTGCGCCGGCCGGTTCACTGCTCATGATGAACGATCTCGCCCTCTTCGAACGGGCGAAGCGGCTTCGCCGGATGTACGGCGGCGCCATGCGGCAATCCGGCATCCTGGCCGCCGCAGGGATCTATGCATTGGAACACCATGTCGCACGGTTGAAAACGGACCATGTTCACGCCAAACAATTGGCGCGGCGACTGCAACGGATTCCGACTGTCAAGGTCAACCCTCAGGATGTCGAGACGAATATCGTCATGTTTGAGGTCGTCGGCCACCGCCTCACGGCCCCTGCGATCGTCGCCGCTCTGAAAGAGGAAGAGCTCTTGATCAATGCGGTGGGTGGCACGAAGTTTCGGGCCGTCACCCATCTGGGTATCTCCACCGCCATGACCGAACAGGCCGGCGAAATCGTGGCCCGCCTGTTGGGAGACTGA
- a CDS encoding HD domain-containing protein, whose product MSDFKIKETPAADGQAQPILTHEKSLSQKIARGSEAGDILDQQMVMLGIQLVTQLNVLLKSSRIYDRTNAALDKPVDTMLTLIKTMAHDQPVTLRLQNDFLFLGDSHLKVNAQQMAVATSIIDVLNLWKIGGITFSMTAESKDLREFAALFVSLDPHTSTIDDLQKEFTARGITGIELEEQRQLKVREGTEANGNNGTGTAESTGSDGTENADPKMQRKAQAKNGYAKVAGSVGTLTQSVREGGTVSFKQAKRAIQNIVDLMLDDEATVLGLTTLRCHDEYTHNHSVNVSLLSIALANRAGYPKGELADLGLAALFHDMGKSTIPMEVLNKPGEFTDADWVAMRNHPTEGVLSLSKLRGITNLPGRMAAASFEHHMNLDFSGYPKLTVPWTVSLTGRILTIADCYDAMTSSRVYRREPMSPSKVLNMMFSKSGKAFDSVLLKLFVNCVGIIPIGSLVMLDTSELAVVLKPAVDKANAERPFVKVITDLQGDPVEHGREIDLTEKDEMGGFRHNIIRLIDNTEHKFDTSRYFV is encoded by the coding sequence GTGAGTGACTTCAAGATCAAAGAGACCCCAGCCGCGGACGGACAGGCCCAACCGATCCTCACCCACGAAAAATCCCTGTCTCAGAAAATCGCCCGTGGCTCGGAGGCCGGGGACATTCTGGACCAGCAGATGGTCATGCTGGGCATTCAGCTGGTCACGCAGCTGAACGTCTTGCTCAAGAGCTCCCGCATCTATGACCGCACCAACGCAGCGTTGGACAAACCCGTCGATACCATGCTGACCTTGATTAAAACCATGGCACACGATCAGCCGGTCACTCTCCGTCTGCAAAACGACTTCTTGTTTCTCGGAGACAGCCACTTAAAGGTGAACGCCCAACAAATGGCCGTGGCCACCAGTATCATCGACGTCTTGAACCTGTGGAAGATCGGCGGAATCACCTTCTCGATGACCGCGGAGTCGAAAGATCTTCGTGAATTTGCGGCGCTGTTTGTCAGCCTTGATCCGCACACCTCAACGATCGACGACCTTCAAAAAGAATTTACCGCACGGGGCATCACCGGCATCGAATTAGAAGAGCAACGGCAACTGAAAGTCCGAGAAGGAACCGAAGCGAATGGAAACAACGGAACCGGAACGGCGGAAAGCACGGGGTCGGACGGCACAGAAAACGCCGACCCCAAAATGCAGCGGAAGGCACAGGCCAAGAACGGCTATGCCAAAGTCGCAGGATCGGTCGGCACATTAACACAATCAGTCCGTGAGGGGGGAACGGTCAGCTTCAAACAAGCGAAGCGCGCAATCCAAAACATCGTCGATCTCATGCTGGACGACGAAGCAACGGTTCTCGGTCTGACGACCCTTCGCTGCCACGATGAGTACACCCATAATCACTCGGTCAATGTCTCCCTGCTCTCCATTGCGCTGGCCAACCGCGCCGGCTATCCCAAAGGGGAGCTGGCCGACCTCGGCCTTGCAGCGTTGTTCCACGACATGGGCAAATCCACCATTCCCATGGAGGTCCTGAACAAACCGGGCGAGTTTACCGATGCGGACTGGGTGGCCATGCGCAATCATCCCACGGAGGGAGTCCTGAGTCTGTCGAAACTGAGAGGCATCACTAATCTCCCGGGCCGCATGGCTGCGGCCTCCTTCGAGCACCACATGAACCTGGACTTCTCCGGTTATCCAAAGCTGACCGTGCCCTGGACCGTCTCCCTGACCGGCCGCATCCTCACGATCGCAGACTGTTATGACGCCATGACCTCTTCCCGCGTCTATCGCCGGGAGCCCATGTCCCCCTCAAAAGTCTTGAACATGATGTTCTCAAAGTCCGGCAAAGCCTTTGACTCGGTACTGCTCAAGTTGTTCGTCAACTGTGTCGGTATCATCCCCATCGGCAGCCTGGTGATGTTGGACACGAGCGAGCTGGCCGTCGTGCTCAAACCAGCCGTCGATAAGGCGAACGCCGAACGGCCGTTCGTCAAGGTCATCACCGACCTGCAGGGGGACCCCGTCGAGCACGGGCGGGAAATCGACCTCACCGAGAAAGATGAAATGGGAGGTTTCCGCCACAACATTATTCGTTTGATCGACAACACGGAGCATAAGTTCGATACCAGCCGCTACTTCGTATAG
- the zwf gene encoding glucose-6-phosphate dehydrogenase, with product MPPTSPRIDISPSEETIPPVEPCTLVIFGGSGDLARRRLIPALYNLLLDGLLPSNYAVIGLGRKSMTDEEFRTTVRDGVVAHSRQALVEDTWNNFAQHLYYVSGENEDPNTYARLKSRAEDVEQKLQLPGNRIFYLSIPPSSFSSVCEGLEQAGLATKPEAQAPYARIIIEKPVGRDLASAQAINQVTGRVFDESQIFRIDHYLGKETVQNLMVVRFANSIFEPIWNCKYIDHVQITVSEAEGVGTRANYYEEAGALRDMVQNHMLQLLCLVAMEPPYSLDPDVVRNAKMEVLRCLRPITDQDVEEVTVRAQYSEGTAHGAPIPGYRRETGIHPDSTTETYVALKCFVENWRWAGVPFYLRTGKALPHRASEIAVQFKDIPQILFNTNAQPQPPNVLALRIQPEEGLSLRIVSRVPGTRAQTHPVEMDFQYSDVFGRPSPEAYERLLLDVMAGDASRFMRRDAVEASWAWITNILEGWQKQGLRWLPAYQAGTCGPVEADRLIEKDGRTWRAL from the coding sequence ATGCCACCGACTAGTCCCCGTATCGACATCAGCCCCTCCGAGGAAACGATTCCTCCGGTCGAGCCCTGTACACTCGTCATCTTCGGCGGATCAGGCGATCTCGCACGTCGGCGGCTGATTCCCGCTCTCTATAACTTGCTCCTCGACGGGCTCTTACCATCGAACTATGCGGTTATCGGATTGGGCCGCAAATCCATGACCGATGAGGAATTCCGCACCACCGTCCGTGACGGCGTCGTGGCCCATTCACGGCAGGCCCTGGTAGAAGACACATGGAACAACTTCGCGCAACACCTCTACTACGTGTCGGGGGAAAATGAGGACCCGAATACCTACGCCAGGTTGAAGTCTCGCGCAGAAGACGTCGAACAAAAGCTCCAATTGCCCGGCAATCGGATCTTTTATCTGAGCATCCCCCCCAGTTCATTTTCGTCGGTCTGCGAGGGACTTGAGCAAGCCGGATTGGCCACGAAGCCGGAAGCACAGGCTCCCTACGCCCGCATCATCATCGAGAAACCGGTCGGCCGCGATTTGGCCTCAGCCCAGGCCATCAATCAGGTCACCGGACGTGTATTTGACGAATCCCAGATCTTCCGCATCGATCACTATCTGGGAAAAGAAACCGTTCAGAATTTGATGGTCGTCCGGTTTGCCAACAGCATCTTCGAGCCGATTTGGAACTGTAAATACATCGATCACGTGCAGATCACGGTGAGCGAAGCTGAAGGTGTCGGAACCAGGGCCAACTACTATGAAGAAGCCGGTGCCCTGCGCGATATGGTGCAGAACCATATGCTGCAGCTACTCTGCCTGGTCGCGATGGAGCCTCCCTACTCGCTCGATCCTGACGTGGTCCGCAACGCAAAGATGGAAGTCCTCCGCTGCCTCAGGCCGATTACCGATCAGGATGTCGAAGAGGTCACCGTCCGTGCCCAGTATAGTGAAGGCACGGCCCACGGCGCGCCCATTCCGGGATATCGACGCGAAACCGGCATTCATCCTGACTCCACGACTGAAACCTATGTCGCACTCAAATGCTTCGTCGAAAACTGGCGATGGGCCGGCGTCCCCTTCTATCTCCGCACCGGGAAGGCCCTCCCCCATCGTGCCAGCGAGATCGCGGTGCAATTCAAAGACATTCCACAAATCCTCTTCAATACCAATGCACAGCCCCAACCTCCGAACGTGTTGGCGCTGCGCATTCAGCCGGAGGAGGGACTCTCTCTCCGCATCGTCTCGCGCGTACCGGGCACCCGCGCACAGACACACCCCGTAGAAATGGACTTTCAATACAGCGATGTCTTCGGCCGCCCCTCGCCCGAAGCCTATGAACGATTGCTCCTCGACGTGATGGCCGGCGATGCCTCCCGCTTCATGCGGCGCGACGCCGTGGAAGCCTCCTGGGCCTGGATCACCAATATTCTGGAAGGATGGCAGAAACAAGGATTGCGATGGTTGCCGGCATACCAGGCGGGAACCTGTGGCCCGGTCGAAGCCGATCGCCTCATTGAAAAGGATGGACGGACCTGGCGCGCCCTATAG
- a CDS encoding HEAT repeat domain-containing protein gives MDELTTKGIVLSIAPIKEPPNPELSSVKRLLTLLDKTAKSSRTYGAANPVAQKFFQQLFEGLTAHLATYTKLAFLVQRSELYFNGEVVYRAEEGSSTESVAFKLYSDGIRELTFLEGLPAEDLSFLLDSLWGSLNPNEEHDDDIVTRLWEKNLSTITVVTAEEIAKASTGGDVFALPTAGTMEAPESSLRDLLDRERAKARKEKGPGGDGGNASEDKPVGGAAGGGTGRFQSGHVGYDVTETELAELAKEIEAESTRDNTTYLLDMLTAILASEKSAAILTKLLDLWGNVLDSLAAQGKWIVLDSVLGLLHVTAEVRPDLGEDQKTQLAALLDSLARPERMKMIEAYLNRTPAATTEGLPAVLLSMTSAAVPALCTLLANLETPAHQAIAAEALEALAKDQPDHLLRGLTDRRPRYVKNLLTILLKWNDPRFADAIEKLVRYPDIQVRKEVIRAIGIFRPNGNGMKLISFMNDTEESVRFAALKLLMTGQYKASYSAWSPLISTDTFMDRTLSEKRAVFLAMRATSGDEVIPHFESLFTEWSWTNRKKKEELAALAAEALGKLASPAAVIALELGQKKGGAAVRQACTAALAQAQRQQQQLKQTAS, from the coding sequence ATGGACGAACTCACGACAAAGGGCATCGTATTATCCATCGCGCCCATAAAAGAGCCACCAAACCCCGAGTTATCCTCCGTCAAACGACTCCTGACGCTCTTGGACAAAACCGCCAAGTCCAGCCGGACCTATGGGGCCGCAAACCCTGTGGCACAGAAGTTCTTCCAGCAATTATTCGAAGGACTCACGGCCCACCTCGCCACCTACACAAAATTAGCGTTTCTTGTGCAGCGCTCTGAGCTGTACTTCAACGGGGAAGTCGTCTATCGCGCCGAGGAGGGCTCGAGTACAGAAAGCGTCGCCTTCAAGCTCTACTCGGATGGCATCAGAGAACTGACATTTCTCGAAGGACTTCCCGCTGAAGACCTCTCGTTCTTGCTCGACTCCCTGTGGGGGAGCCTTAATCCGAACGAAGAACACGATGACGATATCGTGACTCGCTTATGGGAAAAGAACCTCTCGACCATCACAGTCGTCACCGCCGAAGAGATCGCTAAAGCTTCGACCGGTGGCGATGTCTTTGCACTCCCTACGGCTGGAACCATGGAGGCGCCTGAGTCGAGCCTCAGAGACCTTCTTGACCGGGAACGGGCCAAAGCCAGAAAAGAGAAGGGGCCTGGAGGCGATGGCGGCAATGCCTCGGAGGATAAACCGGTCGGAGGGGCAGCCGGCGGAGGGACGGGCCGATTCCAGTCCGGTCACGTGGGTTATGACGTGACCGAAACGGAACTAGCTGAACTGGCAAAGGAGATCGAGGCCGAGAGCACCAGGGATAACACCACCTATCTCTTGGACATGCTCACCGCGATCCTGGCATCGGAAAAATCTGCGGCGATTCTGACCAAGCTCCTCGATCTTTGGGGAAACGTCCTCGACTCATTGGCAGCCCAAGGGAAATGGATCGTGCTGGATAGCGTGCTCGGACTCTTGCATGTCACCGCTGAGGTCAGACCGGATCTCGGTGAAGATCAGAAAACACAACTGGCGGCATTGCTCGACAGCCTTGCCCGCCCCGAACGCATGAAGATGATCGAGGCCTATCTGAATAGGACCCCAGCCGCCACCACGGAAGGATTACCGGCAGTGCTGCTGTCGATGACGTCGGCAGCCGTCCCTGCCTTATGCACCCTCTTGGCCAATCTGGAGACACCAGCCCATCAAGCGATCGCAGCGGAAGCCCTCGAGGCACTCGCGAAGGATCAACCGGATCACCTGCTTCGCGGGTTGACAGACCGCCGCCCCCGCTATGTGAAGAACCTGCTCACGATCCTGCTCAAATGGAACGATCCACGATTTGCAGACGCGATTGAAAAACTAGTGCGCTACCCAGATATCCAGGTACGGAAAGAAGTCATACGCGCGATCGGGATCTTCCGTCCCAACGGGAACGGCATGAAACTAATTTCGTTCATGAACGATACCGAGGAGTCGGTGCGGTTCGCAGCGCTCAAGCTGCTGATGACCGGTCAATATAAGGCATCCTACTCCGCCTGGTCACCCCTCATCTCGACGGACACCTTCATGGATCGAACCCTGAGTGAAAAGCGCGCGGTATTCCTCGCCATGCGTGCCACCAGTGGCGATGAGGTCATCCCCCACTTTGAAAGTTTGTTCACAGAATGGTCCTGGACCAACCGGAAGAAGAAGGAAGAGCTCGCCGCCCTCGCCGCCGAAGCATTGGGGAAACTAGCCAGTCCAGCCGCGGTCATTGCGCTTGAGTTGGGACAGAAAAAAGGCGGTGCCGCTGTGCGGCAAGCCTGCACCGCGGCGCTCGCCCAAGCCCAGCGCCAGCAGCAGCAGCTCAAACAGACTGCATCATAA
- a CDS encoding OmpH family outer membrane protein codes for MHTTGILLGRITLPLVAAGMLLLGSLPTAQAAEAFKMGVVDPQSVLEKSKAGRKALDGLKEYVSTRQKLLSRDEEELRNTEKTLKEQIAKLSDAEKKEKETQFRAKIQDYQKRAQEFNQELQGKQKELVDDYMKKIASATQTVAEKGGFSIVVDKGSEQTVKIVIYNKDTIDLTDQVIKEFDRTNSK; via the coding sequence ATGCATACAACGGGAATTCTCTTGGGACGGATCACCCTCCCCCTGGTCGCCGCGGGCATGTTACTACTCGGATCTCTCCCTACAGCACAGGCCGCCGAGGCCTTTAAAATGGGCGTCGTCGACCCTCAGTCCGTGCTAGAAAAATCAAAAGCGGGCAGAAAGGCCTTGGACGGGCTCAAGGAATATGTGTCTACCAGGCAGAAGTTGCTGTCACGGGATGAAGAAGAGTTGCGCAATACCGAGAAGACGCTCAAGGAACAAATCGCAAAACTGAGCGACGCCGAAAAGAAAGAAAAAGAGACTCAGTTCCGCGCAAAGATCCAGGACTACCAGAAACGTGCGCAAGAATTTAACCAGGAATTACAGGGCAAGCAGAAAGAGTTGGTCGATGACTATATGAAGAAAATTGCCTCGGCCACACAGACCGTGGCGGAAAAAGGCGGATTCTCCATCGTCGTCGATAAGGGCAGCGAACAAACGGTCAAGATTGTGATCTACAACAAAGACACCATCGACTTAACCGACCAGGTGATCAAAGAGTTCGACCGCACCAACAGCAAGTAG
- a CDS encoding thioredoxin domain-containing protein: MREVTDRDFDQVVEQAGVPVLVEFWKPGCGGCRALMRELEKLESDVTGKLLILTMNVEENFQIPAELEVHSLPVLAFYRLGLFERFIGGLGTKGEILKQLRLICGESL, translated from the coding sequence ATGCGTGAGGTGACCGACCGGGACTTTGATCAGGTCGTGGAGCAGGCAGGGGTGCCGGTGCTGGTGGAGTTTTGGAAACCAGGCTGCGGAGGTTGTCGCGCGCTGATGCGGGAATTGGAGAAGCTGGAGTCCGATGTGACCGGCAAGCTGCTGATCCTGACCATGAACGTGGAGGAGAATTTTCAGATCCCGGCGGAGCTGGAAGTTCACTCATTACCGGTGCTCGCGTTCTATCGTCTGGGCCTATTCGAGCGTTTTATCGGCGGGCTGGGGACCAAAGGAGAGATCCTGAAACAGCTACGACTGATATGCGGGGAGTCGCTATAG
- a CDS encoding GDSL-type esterase/lipase family protein produces the protein MSLSSHIICFGDSLTAGFQSPTADNPQGAETPYGRFLQELTGPSVRVSVSGICGELTGEMAMRFRTAVLSHQPTHVVILGGTNDLGWNAAPGDIMRNLLKMYELAAAAGVTPVPVTVPSIRVGDDLHSEEGRRWCAEHLDRRRWLNGLILRYAESKRLAAFDLFTATAEPETQQLAARYSNDGLHLTTAGYRLLAERLYEEIFAATPGSLS, from the coding sequence ATGAGTCTATCCAGCCACATTATCTGTTTTGGTGACAGCCTTACGGCAGGGTTTCAGTCGCCCACGGCGGACAATCCTCAAGGGGCTGAGACGCCCTATGGGCGATTCCTGCAAGAATTGACTGGACCTTCCGTGCGCGTCTCAGTCAGCGGCATCTGTGGTGAGCTGACCGGTGAAATGGCGATGCGATTTCGCACGGCTGTGCTGAGCCATCAACCGACACATGTGGTGATCCTCGGCGGGACGAACGACCTTGGGTGGAATGCCGCGCCGGGCGACATTATGCGCAATCTCCTGAAGATGTATGAGTTGGCTGCCGCGGCAGGGGTCACACCGGTGCCGGTCACCGTGCCATCAATCAGGGTGGGTGACGATCTGCATAGCGAAGAGGGGCGTCGGTGGTGTGCGGAACATCTTGATCGGCGGCGCTGGCTGAACGGGTTGATTCTCCGCTATGCCGAATCGAAGCGGCTGGCGGCCTTCGATCTCTTTACTGCCACGGCGGAGCCTGAGACACAGCAACTGGCGGCCCGGTATTCCAATGACGGTCTGCATTTGACCACTGCCGGCTATCGGCTATTGGCTGAGCGTTTGTACGAGGAGATATTTGCGGCAACACCGGGGAGCCTGTCGTGA